One Rhodospirillales bacterium DNA window includes the following coding sequences:
- a CDS encoding amidase — translation MNGDRTLTRLSALELVDGFRAKRFSPVEVTDAALGLLDTIDGNLNSFCYRDDETARAMAAESEARWTRGEPLGPVDGVPVSIKDVLRVKGWPTRLGSKTVEAKQDWNDDAPSVQRMREAGAVFLGVTTTPEMGWKGVTDCLLYGTTRNPWSIRLTPGGSSGGAAAAVACGVGPLAFGTDGGGSVRIPAGFCGIVALKPSFGRIAAWPPGLYGTLSHVGPMSRTVRDTALMLNVIGKPDSRDSWSLADDDIDYLASCEGGLKGLKIAYSPDLGYVRVDPEIAKLADKAVEGLASLGAEVERIDLDIPKPEEAFRIIWYSSAATVLRGESKARRRFVDFGLSTIAAEGETYTAVELADAERARGRYAGQMAALFDTYDLLVTPTLPIPAFEAGLEVPRDWPHDRWYTWTPFTYPFNMTRQPALTVPCGFTADGLPAGLQIVGPFQADARVLQAGAAYQDAFSTLDRWPMAGLSEVKIMGQEL, via the coding sequence ATGAACGGCGACCGCACCCTGACGCGCCTCAGTGCGCTCGAGCTGGTCGATGGGTTCCGAGCCAAGAGGTTCTCGCCTGTCGAGGTGACCGATGCGGCCCTCGGGCTTCTCGATACCATCGACGGCAACCTCAATAGCTTCTGCTACCGCGACGATGAAACGGCCCGCGCCATGGCTGCCGAATCCGAGGCGCGCTGGACGCGCGGCGAGCCGCTTGGACCTGTCGATGGCGTACCGGTCAGCATCAAGGACGTGCTGCGTGTGAAGGGCTGGCCGACGCGGCTCGGCTCGAAGACGGTCGAAGCCAAGCAGGACTGGAACGACGACGCACCCTCGGTTCAGCGCATGCGCGAGGCGGGTGCGGTGTTTCTCGGCGTGACGACCACGCCGGAAATGGGCTGGAAGGGTGTTACCGATTGCCTGCTCTACGGCACGACGCGCAATCCTTGGAGCATTCGCCTGACGCCGGGCGGTTCGTCGGGTGGCGCCGCGGCGGCGGTTGCCTGTGGTGTCGGGCCGCTGGCCTTCGGTACCGATGGTGGCGGATCGGTTCGCATCCCCGCCGGGTTCTGCGGTATCGTCGCGCTCAAGCCGTCCTTCGGCCGGATTGCAGCATGGCCGCCGGGGCTCTACGGCACGCTGAGCCACGTCGGCCCGATGTCGCGCACTGTGCGCGACACCGCCCTGATGCTGAACGTGATCGGCAAGCCCGACAGCCGGGATTCCTGGTCGCTGGCTGATGATGACATCGACTATCTGGCGTCCTGCGAGGGAGGGCTGAAGGGACTCAAGATCGCCTACAGCCCCGACCTCGGTTACGTCCGTGTCGATCCCGAGATCGCGAAGCTGGCCGATAAGGCCGTCGAGGGGTTGGCATCGCTGGGCGCGGAGGTTGAGCGTATTGATCTCGACATCCCCAAGCCCGAAGAAGCGTTCCGCATCATCTGGTACAGCTCTGCCGCTACCGTTCTGCGTGGCGAAAGCAAGGCACGGCGTCGCTTTGTCGACTTTGGCCTTTCGACCATTGCTGCCGAGGGCGAGACCTATACGGCCGTCGAGCTTGCCGACGCGGAACGTGCGCGCGGTCGTTATGCCGGTCAGATGGCGGCGCTCTTCGATACCTATGACCTGCTCGTCACGCCGACGCTGCCGATCCCGGCGTTCGAGGCCGGGCTTGAGGTGCCCAGGGATTGGCCGCATGACCGCTGGTACACGTGGACGCCCTTCACCTATCCGTTCAACATGACCCGCCAACCGGCTTTGACGGTGCCGTGCGGCTTCACGGCAGACGGCTTGCCCGCGGGGCTTCAGATTGTCGGGCCGTTCCAGGCTGATGCCAGGGTGTTGCAGGCCGGGGCGGCTTATCAGGACGCATTTTCGACCCTCGATCGCTGGCCGATGGCCGGTCTGTCGGAAGTCAAGATCATGGGTCAGGAGTTGTAA
- a CDS encoding D-alanyl-D-alanine carboxypeptidase — MTRMRSTTVALLALVFMATGPRAEADYAAIVIDATNGNILYQHNSDKTMYPASLTKMMTLYMIFQALEAGNVTMDTMLPVSVHAQSMQPSELGLVAGQEISVDDSIMALMTKSANDVAATVAEGLGDGSEWRFGVMMTEKARELGMRNTTFTNASGWHDDNMVSTARDMAILSLRLQSDFPQYYHLFATTEWTYQSNGKTYGNHNKLIGVVDGVDGLKTGYTSPAGWNLAASALVDGRRIVAVVMGGETRIWRDRRMTELFTDGFVIAENLDRIVPIPGDHPTRGEGVTKFAALEGDELEPVAVASVEGSNTFEDLVAMSPDRNNDGLQVEQGSADDLLWALQVGAFSQFENAYRALDNAETYLGAIIGGSASTVVTAAESGGSTLYRARIVNLTEVQAREGCRALYQRDLPCAVVKYSSGS, encoded by the coding sequence ATGACGCGGATGCGGTCGACGACCGTGGCGCTGTTGGCGCTCGTCTTCATGGCGACCGGCCCGCGCGCTGAGGCTGATTACGCTGCGATCGTGATTGATGCGACCAACGGCAACATCCTCTACCAGCACAATTCGGACAAGACAATGTATCCGGCGTCGCTGACGAAGATGATGACGCTCTACATGATCTTCCAGGCCCTCGAAGCCGGCAACGTCACGATGGACACCATGCTCCCGGTGTCGGTGCACGCCCAGTCGATGCAGCCGTCGGAGCTGGGTCTCGTCGCGGGCCAGGAAATCTCCGTCGATGACTCGATCATGGCACTAATGACGAAGTCGGCGAACGACGTGGCCGCCACCGTCGCAGAGGGCCTGGGCGATGGCAGCGAGTGGCGTTTCGGCGTCATGATGACCGAGAAGGCGCGCGAGCTCGGCATGCGCAACACCACATTCACGAACGCCTCGGGCTGGCACGACGACAACATGGTCTCGACAGCGCGCGACATGGCAATTCTGTCGCTGCGTCTGCAGAGCGACTTCCCGCAGTACTACCATCTCTTCGCCACCACCGAGTGGACCTACCAGAGCAACGGCAAGACCTACGGTAACCACAACAAGCTGATTGGCGTAGTTGACGGGGTCGACGGCCTCAAGACGGGCTATACCAGCCCCGCGGGCTGGAACTTGGCGGCCTCAGCCCTCGTGGACGGCCGGCGCATTGTAGCCGTTGTGATGGGCGGCGAGACCCGCATCTGGCGCGACCGTCGCATGACCGAGTTGTTCACCGATGGTTTCGTGATCGCTGAGAATCTCGACCGCATCGTGCCGATCCCGGGCGACCATCCGACCCGCGGCGAGGGTGTGACCAAGTTCGCCGCGCTCGAAGGCGATGAACTGGAGCCGGTCGCGGTCGCTTCGGTCGAAGGCAGCAACACCTTTGAGGACTTGGTCGCTATGTCGCCCGACCGCAACAACGATGGCCTGCAGGTCGAGCAGGGCAGTGCTGACGATCTTCTCTGGGCGCTGCAGGTCGGCGCGTTCTCGCAGTTCGAGAATGCCTATCGTGCGCTCGACAATGCGGAGACCTATCTCGGCGCCATCATCGGCGGAAGTGCTTCGACGGTTGTCACCGCGGCCGAGAGCGGCGGTTCCACACTCTACCGCGCCCGCATCGTCAACCTGACCGAGGTTCAGGCGCGCGAGGGCTGCCGGGCGCTCTACCAGCGCGATCTGCCCTGCGCGGTGGTGAAGTACTCCAGCGGCAGCTAA
- a CDS encoding iron-containing alcohol dehydrogenase, translating into MIAPFSFDAPAPITFGEGRLGLIAKDVKRLIGGPSPVLLVADPFLVSSGLCVQAEAPLTDAGYDVMVYSEIRSDTLASSIDAIVALARESGAKCIVAMGGGSTMDASKLAAALAVDGARAESYALGAERLPRQGLPKIAVPTTSGTGSEVTRTSVFSTETKKLWVFGRELAFDLALLDPTVTAGMPASLTAATGIDASVHAIEAATNRKRNPISTAMALSAVRSLRTWLATAIEEPENITARGHVQIAACIAGIAFDVTGVGVAHAIGHAIGENSGVHHGRAVGLALNATMQDAANVVPEAYAGIAAALGADVAGLTDEDAAAKASAAYDAWLREVGLKLSLDDHGLSVSDAGRITDLCFAPQNKIILAADSVDYTPESLEIAVGRMLAAS; encoded by the coding sequence ATGATTGCGCCCTTCTCCTTCGATGCGCCCGCCCCGATCACCTTCGGTGAGGGCCGGCTCGGCCTGATCGCCAAGGACGTCAAGCGCCTGATCGGCGGCCCGTCGCCCGTGCTGCTCGTTGCCGATCCCTTCCTGGTGTCATCGGGTCTTTGCGTACAGGCCGAAGCGCCGCTGACCGACGCGGGCTACGACGTGATGGTCTACAGCGAGATCCGGAGCGACACTCTGGCGTCGTCGATCGACGCAATCGTCGCCCTGGCGCGCGAAAGCGGAGCAAAATGCATCGTCGCGATGGGCGGCGGCTCCACCATGGATGCCTCGAAGCTGGCTGCGGCGCTCGCTGTCGATGGTGCCCGGGCGGAAAGCTACGCGCTCGGCGCCGAGCGGCTGCCGCGACAAGGCCTGCCGAAGATCGCCGTGCCAACCACCTCGGGTACCGGCTCGGAGGTCACCCGCACGTCCGTCTTCAGCACCGAGACCAAGAAGCTTTGGGTCTTCGGACGCGAACTCGCCTTCGATCTTGCTCTGCTCGACCCCACGGTCACGGCGGGCATGCCGGCATCCCTGACGGCGGCGACCGGCATCGATGCCTCGGTTCACGCTATCGAAGCGGCGACCAACAGGAAGCGTAATCCGATCTCCACGGCCATGGCGCTAAGCGCTGTACGCAGTCTGCGCACCTGGCTCGCGACCGCCATCGAAGAGCCCGAGAACATCACGGCGCGCGGCCACGTACAGATCGCAGCCTGCATCGCGGGCATCGCCTTTGACGTCACCGGCGTCGGCGTGGCCCACGCCATCGGCCATGCCATCGGCGAGAACTCGGGCGTGCATCACGGCCGTGCCGTGGGTCTCGCGCTCAACGCCACCATGCAGGACGCTGCCAACGTCGTGCCAGAGGCTTATGCCGGGATCGCCGCCGCGCTCGGCGCCGACGTCGCAGGACTCACAGACGAGGACGCCGCCGCGAAGGCCTCCGCAGCCTACGATGCCTGGTTGCGCGAGGTCGGCCTCAAGCTGTCGCTCGACGACCACGGCCTCTCGGTGTCCGATGCCGGCCGCATCACGGACCTGTGCTTCGCACCGCAGAACAAGATCATTCTGGCGGCCGACAGCGTCGACTACACACCGGAAAGTCTTGAGATCGCGGTCGGCCGCATGCTCGCAGCGTCCTGA
- a CDS encoding phasin family protein, with amino-acid sequence MATTKTKTAQNAVPQIDEAIDTGMKVAENVVKSNTEAAQKGFETIVSMGREAIDNACKAGGEVKGFEKVADLPKANFEAMVEAGNAFVKGIDVMNGRMFEIARVQINEGVETQKAIFGAKTFQEAMEIQQDFVKKSMDRAMHDGIEFSNAWMKVATEAGEPIGRRVSDMIAEAGQKAA; translated from the coding sequence ATGGCCACCACCAAGACCAAGACGGCTCAGAACGCCGTTCCGCAGATTGACGAAGCGATCGACACCGGCATGAAGGTTGCCGAGAACGTCGTGAAGTCGAACACCGAAGCCGCCCAGAAGGGCTTCGAGACCATCGTTTCCATGGGCCGTGAGGCCATCGATAACGCCTGCAAGGCTGGCGGCGAGGTCAAGGGCTTCGAAAAGGTTGCCGATCTTCCGAAGGCCAATTTCGAGGCCATGGTCGAGGCCGGCAATGCCTTCGTGAAGGGCATTGATGTCATGAACGGCCGCATGTTCGAGATCGCCCGCGTCCAGATCAACGAGGGAGTCGAGACGCAGAAAGCCATTTTCGGCGCCAAGACCTTCCAGGAAGCGATGGAGATCCAGCAGGATTTCGTCAAGAAGTCGATGGACCGCGCCATGCACGACGGCATCGAGTTCTCGAATGCCTGGATGAAAGTTGCGACCGAAGCCGGTGAGCCGATCGGCCGCCGCGTGTCGGACATGATCGCCGAGGCCGGCCAGAAGGCTGCCTGA
- the clpS gene encoding ATP-dependent Clp protease adapter ClpS, with translation MSDDKRRDDSRPETGVVTRTRPKTQKPSMYKVLLLNDDYTPMEFVVHVLQKFFHKNTDDATTIMLHVHQHGVGICGVYPFDVAETKVTQVIDYARQNEHPLQATLEKD, from the coding sequence ATGAGCGATGACAAGCGCCGCGATGACAGCCGCCCGGAAACCGGTGTTGTCACACGGACTCGTCCGAAGACGCAGAAGCCTTCGATGTACAAGGTTCTGCTGTTGAACGATGACTACACACCGATGGAGTTTGTCGTTCATGTTCTGCAGAAGTTCTTCCACAAGAACACTGACGACGCCACGACCATCATGCTGCATGTCCATCAGCACGGCGTCGGAATCTGCGGCGTCTATCCGTTTGATGTTGCGGAAACCAAAGTTACCCAAGTCATAGACTATGCCCGGCAGAACGAGCATCCTCTGCAGGCGACCCTCGAAAAGGACTGA
- the clpA gene encoding ATP-dependent Clp protease ATP-binding subunit ClpA: protein MLSANLERTLRNALAFANERKHEYATLEHLLLALTEDDDAISVMRACNVDVDRIRDEVEDFVDHELAGLVVDGFVEAKPTAGFQRALQRAAMHVQSSGRDEVTGANVLVALFSERESHAVYFLQQQDMTRLNAVSYISHGVAKVPGESEPRTVRGTEEEEEPVRQGAEALDAYCVNLNAKAESGRIDPLVGRDREVERTIQVLCRRTKNNPLYVGDPGVGKTAIAEGLAKRIVENDVPTVLQGCTIYALDMGALLAGTRYRGDFEERLKAVVSSLESDPSAIMFIDEIHTVIGAGATSGGAMDASNMLKPALQAGSLRCMGSTTYKEFRNNFEKDRALARRFQKIDVAEPSVPDAVKILKGLKPCYEDFHQIRYTNDAIRAAVELSDKYIHDRKLPDKAIDVMDEVGAAQMLVPENRRRKTIGVRDVETVIARMARIPPKNVSRQDKASLATLSEQLKSVVFGQDNAIDALADAIKLSRAGLREPEKPIGSYLFAGPTGVGKTEVARQLADIMGVELVRFDMSEYMERHTVSRLIGAPPGYVGFDQGGLLTDAVDQNPHVVLLLDEIEKAHPDLFNVLLQIMDYGKLTDHNGKKIDFRNVILIMTTNAGAVDLARPAVGFGRTRREGEDTEAIEKLFTPEFRNRLDAVVSFAALSRETIGHVVDKFVKGLEVQLADRGVTIELSDEARDWLGRHGYDENFGARPLARVIQEKIKKPLADELLFGNLVGGGRVRVIAGENDTLDFEFLTRDFMKGDTKKLRRGRKKTEKVTR, encoded by the coding sequence ATGCTCTCGGCCAATCTGGAACGCACACTGCGCAACGCTCTGGCCTTCGCCAACGAGCGTAAGCACGAGTACGCTACGCTTGAGCATCTTCTGCTGGCGTTGACAGAGGATGATGACGCGATCTCGGTCATGCGTGCCTGCAACGTCGACGTCGACCGCATTCGTGACGAGGTTGAAGACTTCGTCGATCACGAGCTTGCTGGCCTGGTGGTCGATGGCTTCGTCGAGGCCAAGCCGACGGCCGGGTTCCAGCGCGCGCTGCAGCGCGCCGCGATGCATGTGCAGTCTTCGGGCCGGGACGAGGTGACCGGGGCGAACGTGCTGGTGGCCCTTTTCTCCGAACGCGAGAGCCATGCGGTCTACTTCCTGCAGCAGCAGGATATGACCCGTCTCAATGCGGTGAGCTACATCAGCCACGGTGTCGCCAAGGTTCCGGGCGAGAGCGAGCCCAGGACGGTGCGGGGCACCGAGGAGGAAGAAGAGCCGGTCAGGCAGGGTGCCGAGGCGCTCGACGCGTACTGCGTCAACCTCAACGCCAAGGCGGAATCCGGCAGGATTGATCCGCTTGTCGGTCGTGACCGGGAGGTCGAGCGCACCATCCAGGTGCTGTGTCGCCGCACGAAGAACAATCCGCTCTACGTCGGTGATCCCGGCGTCGGCAAGACCGCCATCGCCGAAGGCCTGGCCAAGCGTATCGTCGAGAACGATGTTCCGACCGTTCTGCAGGGTTGCACCATCTACGCGCTTGACATGGGCGCGCTTCTCGCGGGAACCCGCTACCGCGGTGATTTCGAAGAACGCCTGAAGGCTGTTGTCTCGTCGCTGGAGTCGGATCCCAGTGCGATCATGTTCATCGACGAGATCCACACGGTGATCGGTGCGGGCGCCACGTCAGGCGGCGCCATGGATGCATCGAACATGCTGAAGCCGGCGTTGCAGGCCGGCTCGCTGCGCTGCATGGGGTCAACCACCTACAAGGAGTTCCGCAACAATTTCGAAAAGGACCGCGCGCTGGCCCGCCGCTTCCAGAAGATCGATGTGGCCGAACCCTCGGTGCCGGATGCGGTGAAGATCCTCAAGGGCCTGAAGCCCTGCTATGAGGACTTCCACCAGATCCGCTACACGAACGACGCCATCAGAGCTGCCGTCGAGTTGAGCGACAAGTACATCCACGATCGCAAGCTGCCGGACAAGGCTATCGACGTGATGGACGAGGTCGGTGCCGCGCAGATGCTGGTGCCGGAGAACCGTCGCAGGAAGACGATCGGTGTGCGTGACGTCGAGACGGTCATCGCGCGCATGGCCCGCATCCCCCCGAAGAACGTCTCGCGTCAGGACAAGGCCTCGCTCGCGACGTTGTCAGAACAGCTCAAGTCCGTGGTCTTTGGCCAGGACAATGCGATCGACGCGTTGGCGGACGCCATCAAGCTGTCGCGTGCCGGCTTGCGAGAGCCCGAGAAGCCGATCGGCAGCTACCTCTTCGCAGGACCGACCGGTGTCGGCAAGACCGAGGTCGCCCGTCAGCTCGCCGACATCATGGGCGTCGAGCTCGTGCGCTTCGACATGTCCGAATACATGGAGCGCCACACGGTCTCCCGCCTGATCGGTGCACCTCCGGGCTATGTCGGCTTCGATCAGGGCGGCCTGCTGACCGACGCCGTCGACCAGAATCCCCATGTCGTGCTGCTGCTCGACGAGATCGAGAAGGCCCATCCCGATCTCTTCAACGTGCTGCTGCAGATCATGGACTACGGCAAGCTGACCGATCACAACGGCAAGAAGATCGACTTCCGCAACGTCATCCTGATCATGACGACCAACGCTGGCGCGGTCGATCTTGCGCGCCCCGCGGTGGGCTTTGGCCGCACCAGGCGCGAGGGCGAGGACACCGAGGCGATCGAGAAGCTGTTCACGCCCGAGTTCCGGAACCGGCTCGATGCGGTCGTGAGTTTTGCCGCGCTGTCGCGTGAGACGATTGGCCACGTGGTCGACAAGTTCGTCAAGGGGCTTGAGGTGCAGCTCGCCGATCGTGGTGTCACGATCGAGCTTTCCGACGAGGCGCGCGACTGGCTCGGACGCCACGGCTACGACGAGAACTTCGGTGCCCGGCCCCTGGCACGCGTGATCCAGGAGAAGATCAAGAAGCCGCTCGCCGATGAACTGCTGTTCGGTAATCTTGTCGGCGGCGGACGGGTTCGCGTCATCGCCGGTGAGAACGACACGCTCGACTTCGAGTTTCTGACGCGCGATTTCATGAAGGGCGACACGAAGAAGTTGCGGCGTGGTCGCAAGAAGACTGAGAAGGTGACGCGCTGA
- a CDS encoding tryptophan-rich sensory protein, whose protein sequence is MRRWFLLVGFVALTMAASGLARIPVDAEAMAWYDELSIAPWNPGSWFFPAVWGILYTLLGIALWMIWTAGPGEPRNAALWVFALQFSLNVAWTWIFFGLQAPFPALLEIATLIGTIVWSIRMAWWVAPFASLVMLPYLAWVCIAATLNAWVAFAN, encoded by the coding sequence ATGCGGCGCTGGTTCTTGCTGGTCGGTTTTGTCGCCCTCACGATGGCGGCGTCAGGCCTTGCCAGGATACCGGTCGATGCCGAGGCCATGGCCTGGTACGACGAACTCAGCATCGCACCATGGAACCCCGGATCGTGGTTTTTCCCTGCCGTCTGGGGAATCCTCTACACCCTGCTAGGTATCGCGCTTTGGATGATCTGGACGGCAGGGCCCGGTGAGCCGCGCAATGCGGCGCTTTGGGTCTTTGCTCTGCAGTTCTCGCTCAATGTGGCGTGGACTTGGATCTTCTTCGGTCTCCAGGCGCCGTTTCCGGCACTTCTCGAAATCGCAACGCTGATTGGCACCATCGTCTGGTCGATCCGCATGGCATGGTGGGTCGCGCCGTTCGCATCGCTTGTGATGCTTCCCTACCTAGCATGGGTCTGCATCGCTGCGACCCTGAACGCCTGGGTGGCCTTTGCGAACTGA
- a CDS encoding glutathione peroxidase — MNTASLCGLTPRYEALQFLWQRCADDGLVVPGVPSDDFGSQEYASDSEIKSFCEINYGTNFPMLTGQAAKRDDAHRLFAWIARESGFLGQPRWNFCKYLIGSHGHSVALYSRVKAPDSAFLVEEIERQLQDG; from the coding sequence GTGAACACGGCGTCGCTCTGCGGCCTTACGCCCCGGTACGAGGCTCTGCAGTTCCTGTGGCAGCGTTGCGCCGACGATGGTCTGGTGGTTCCCGGCGTTCCCTCGGACGACTTCGGCAGCCAAGAGTATGCGAGCGACAGTGAAATCAAGTCGTTCTGCGAGATCAACTACGGCACCAACTTCCCGATGCTCACGGGTCAGGCGGCGAAGCGTGACGATGCCCATCGCCTGTTCGCCTGGATCGCCCGGGAGTCGGGGTTCCTCGGACAGCCACGCTGGAACTTCTGCAAGTACCTGATCGGGAGCCACGGTCACTCGGTGGCCTTGTACTCCCGTGTCAAGGCGCCGGATTCGGCATTCTTGGTTGAAGAAATCGAACGCCAGCTCCAGGACGGCTGA
- a CDS encoding cupin domain-containing protein, which translates to MSEDFSLIIATHLALCPMCRREVATMEEIGGALVETSDAPASAAQGFDALMARLADEPRDAPLVTAPVPAPPSLSRFPRPLRDRLSAFGDELPWSRRGSVETVFLPASEDDHKVRLFRIAPGQGVPQHSHHGSELTLVLDGGFSDATGHYLRGDLQLADGELDHRPVADEGGPCICLAVTSAPLRLTGPLGRLINPFVRI; encoded by the coding sequence ATGAGCGAGGATTTCTCGCTGATCATCGCGACCCATCTGGCGCTCTGCCCTATGTGCCGCCGTGAGGTGGCCACAATGGAAGAGATCGGCGGCGCTCTGGTCGAGACCAGCGACGCCCCCGCTTCTGCTGCCCAAGGGTTTGATGCGCTGATGGCCCGGCTCGCTGATGAGCCGCGCGATGCGCCACTCGTTACTGCGCCTGTGCCGGCTCCGCCGTCACTCTCCCGTTTCCCTCGACCGCTGCGGGATCGTCTGTCGGCTTTTGGCGACGAGTTGCCCTGGAGCCGTCGCGGTTCGGTCGAAACCGTGTTCCTGCCCGCAAGCGAGGATGACCACAAGGTTCGTCTGTTTCGCATCGCTCCGGGACAGGGCGTGCCCCAGCACAGCCACCACGGCAGCGAGTTGACCCTTGTCCTGGACGGTGGCTTCAGCGATGCCACCGGCCACTACCTGCGCGGCGATCTCCAGCTGGCGGACGGCGAGCTCGACCATCGGCCTGTTGCCGACGAGGGCGGGCCCTGCATCTGCCTTGCGGTCACGTCGGCCCCGCTTCGACTGACCGGCCCGCTTGGCCGCCTGATCAATCCGTTCGTACGGATCTAG
- a CDS encoding sigma-70 family RNA polymerase sigma factor: MLCGPEQRVSKLGPHESDLVAVGRNGDRVAFRRLFEHFAPRLHSFLLRKNSSPALAEDVVQDVFASVWRRSSTFDPSKASASTWIFTIARNRRIDLARRARPEVDINDPATVPEEADHSPLPDERANHSQMSRLLANAVTTLPKEQSDLIAMAYQRDMSHSEIADELGLPLGTVKSRLRLALNKLRHAMEGLQ; the protein is encoded by the coding sequence ATGCTCTGCGGCCCGGAACAGCGCGTATCCAAGCTTGGACCGCACGAAAGCGATCTCGTGGCCGTTGGTCGCAATGGCGATCGGGTGGCGTTTCGCCGCCTTTTCGAGCACTTTGCGCCGCGTCTGCATTCCTTTCTCCTACGCAAGAACAGTTCGCCTGCCCTGGCGGAGGACGTGGTTCAGGACGTGTTCGCCAGCGTATGGCGCCGTTCATCGACCTTCGATCCGTCGAAGGCGTCGGCGTCGACCTGGATTTTCACCATTGCCCGCAACCGCAGGATCGATCTGGCGCGACGGGCGCGTCCCGAGGTCGACATCAACGATCCGGCGACGGTTCCGGAGGAGGCCGACCACAGCCCGCTTCCCGATGAGCGGGCCAATCACAGCCAAATGTCACGCCTGCTGGCCAATGCGGTCACAACGCTGCCGAAGGAGCAATCCGATCTGATTGCCATGGCGTACCAGCGTGACATGTCACATTCGGAAATCGCTGACGAGCTTGGCCTGCCCCTGGGAACCGTGAAATCGCGGCTTCGCCTGGCTCTCAACAAGCTGCGTCATGCCATGGAGGGACTGCAGTGA
- a CDS encoding FAD-dependent oxidoreductase, which yields MKIAVIGAGIAGLGAAWALSRGHAVTLLEAEGRPGGHAHTQDISVAGKPVSVDTGFIVYNTLNYPHLNRLFEHLAVPNMESDMSFAVSLDDGGWEMAGRPLGLFGSPGQLVSRSHWALLANAVRFFRQAEAVLDDPATDSEALGPWLARHGYHEHFVRRFLAPMAGAIWSSSLNDIMDYPVRSFVAFFRNHQLLKFSGRVRWRTVSGGSANYVSRLLDDFDGGLHLSAPVAAVRVEAGRPCVELANGYSVSYDAVVMATHGDQSARLLAGDPDRERSSVLGAFRYQPNEAWLHRDPALMPRRQRLWSSWNYLGSRTGEGDRRIAVSYWMNRLQELDTTQDILVTLNPPRAPRDELVFARMTYDHPQFDLGALRARESLGGLQGRDGLWFCGSYTGNGFHEDGLRSGLQVAAALGSPAPWWSAADDRLAPWIAAPAPPAKAA from the coding sequence ATGAAAATTGCAGTCATCGGTGCCGGAATCGCCGGTCTCGGTGCGGCTTGGGCCCTGTCCCGTGGCCACGCCGTGACGCTGCTCGAAGCGGAAGGGCGGCCGGGTGGCCATGCCCATACGCAGGACATTTCGGTGGCTGGCAAGCCCGTGTCCGTCGACACGGGTTTCATTGTCTACAACACGTTGAATTACCCGCACCTGAACCGTCTCTTCGAGCACCTCGCGGTGCCCAACATGGAAAGCGACATGTCGTTTGCCGTCTCGCTTGATGACGGCGGTTGGGAGATGGCAGGGCGTCCCCTGGGGCTCTTCGGCTCCCCCGGACAGCTTGTCAGCCGATCGCACTGGGCCCTCCTGGCCAATGCCGTGCGGTTCTTCCGGCAGGCCGAGGCTGTGCTGGACGATCCTGCCACGGACAGTGAGGCGCTGGGCCCCTGGCTCGCACGACATGGCTACCACGAACACTTCGTGCGGCGCTTCCTCGCGCCCATGGCCGGTGCGATCTGGTCGTCCAGTCTCAATGACATCATGGACTATCCCGTGCGTTCCTTCGTTGCGTTCTTTCGCAATCATCAGCTGCTGAAGTTCTCAGGACGGGTTCGTTGGCGAACAGTCTCCGGCGGCAGCGCAAACTACGTCTCCCGCCTGCTCGACGACTTCGACGGCGGATTGCATCTCTCTGCACCCGTTGCCGCGGTCCGCGTCGAGGCGGGGCGTCCGTGTGTTGAATTGGCCAATGGCTACAGTGTGTCCTATGATGCGGTGGTCATGGCCACGCATGGAGATCAGTCGGCGCGTCTTCTGGCCGGTGACCCCGATCGGGAGCGGTCGTCGGTGCTCGGCGCTTTCCGCTATCAGCCCAACGAGGCCTGGCTCCATCGCGACCCCGCGCTGATGCCCAGGCGCCAGCGCCTCTGGTCGAGCTGGAACTACCTCGGCAGCAGGACGGGCGAGGGTGATCGCAGGATCGCTGTGAGCTACTGGATGAACCGCTTGCAGGAGCTCGACACCACGCAGGACATCCTTGTCACGCTCAACCCGCCGCGAGCGCCTCGCGATGAGCTCGTGTTCGCACGCATGACCTACGATCACCCGCAGTTCGATCTCGGTGCCTTGCGTGCCCGGGAGAGCCTTGGCGGCCTGCAGGGCCGTGACGGTCTCTGGTTCTGCGGCAGCTACACCGGTAACGGATTTCACGAGGACGGTCTTCGCTCCGGCCTCCAGGTGGCCGCCGCGCTGGGATCGCCTGCGCCGTGGTGGAGCGCGGCGGACGACCGGCTGGCACCGTGGATCGCCGCGCCTGCGCCGCCGGCCAAGGCTGCGTGA